The nucleotide window CAAAGGAATTCATAACAAAGGCCCCCACCACAAAAATATACCCTAATATTTTGCCGGATACTTGTTCTGCAGCCTCTCCTACCCTAATAGCCAAGCATACAAGGAAGTTACACAATATTCCTCTTATAAAGGCCTGCATCCATGTCAATCCTAATTTGACTTTAGCAGTTTCTATGAGTGCATTGCGAATAACCTCTTGTTCATAAATCCCTGTTCCCCAGATTATAAAAACCAATAAAAGAGAACCAATAAAATTTGCTCCATATAGAATAACCCAATTTCTAAGAAGTCTGCCTACATACCTTCTATCTTTATATAGGGCAACCACATAAAGGTTACTTCCTGTAAACAGCTCACTGCCAGATAAAACAATGGTGATCAATCCAAAACTAAAAACAATCCCAGAAACTATCCTTGTAAATCCTAATCCAAAATAGTCTTTCATATCACAAGTGGCCGTGATCGTAGTAATAGCTGCAATCCCAACAAATAACCCTGCTAGAATTCCTCCAAGCATTAGTGCTCTTATGGGTCTCTCTAAGAAATAAAGACTTTTGTGATATAATGATTCAGTAATTTTTTCAGGCGTTTTCATGCTTAATCAACATTCCTTTCTGCTAAAAGATATTATTGCAATTTGCATGCCATATTTAGTTTAACCTATTTGCAGGTTTTGAGCGTAATGATTTTAAACCTTATACACGATAATGGAACATTTTCATTCCACATTATCCAATTCATTCGGTTTCCAATAAAAATAGTGGTTTACTATCGTTCCATATGGAACGATAGTAAACCACTATTTTTATTCAGTATCCTATATTCATTTATATTTTCTCTTTTTTATTCTTCTATCTCCATTATTCCTTTATTTCTACTCCATTTATCTTAAGATGATCATAGAATATTTCCTTCATAGAAGGGATGTCTACGTTTTTATCCCACTTTTCAGGGTGCCAAATATTTGAA belongs to Irregularibacter muris and includes:
- a CDS encoding formate/nitrite transporter family protein, which produces MKTPEKITESLYHKSLYFLERPIRALMLGGILAGLFVGIAAITTITATCDMKDYFGLGFTRIVSGIVFSFGLITIVLSGSELFTGSNLYVVALYKDRRYVGRLLRNWVILYGANFIGSLLLVFIIWGTGIYEQEVIRNALIETAKVKLGLTWMQAFIRGILCNFLVCLAIRVGEAAEQVSGKILGYIFVVGAFVMNSFEHSVANMFFIPTGIFLEKSLGIYLSWQSFILNNLIPVTLGNILGGSLFIGIAYHWLHKKRHPNGIKVQKVGA